In the Streptomyces formicae genome, one interval contains:
- a CDS encoding molybdopterin oxidoreductase family protein, which produces MSKKRDRAPKTYTRLTHPLVRDSRDAPFRRATWDEALDRAAEGLGAARGAFGMFSCARATNEMNYVAQKFARVVMGTNNVDSCNRTCHAPSVAGLSSAFGSGGGTSSYEEVEHTDLIVMWGSNARFAHPIFFQHVLRGIRNGARMYAVDPRRTKTAEWAESWLGLNVGTDIPMAHAIGREIIHAGLANRAFIERATTGFDRYAALVEPWTLSLAEKVTGVPAAAIRELAHAYARAERAQLCWTLGITEHHNGTDNVRALINLSLLTGHVGRFGSGLQPLRGQNNVQGGGDMGAIPNRLPGFQDILDPEARLKFESAWDTVIQPRYGLTLTEMFEAMEEGTLKAVYCVGENPAQSEADSEQAVRRMRALDFLVVQDIFLTKTAELADVVLPATAGWAETDGTTTNSERRVQRVRKAVRPPGEAREDIDIICDLAGRLGHPWKYADAQAVWDELRSVSPDHYGMTYDRLAELQGIQWPCPDIDGVEPTYLHGRLWESDPERRGTPAPFGIVEHDPPVDLTDESYPIRLTTGRRLDSYNTGVQSGSFASPLRRGEYVELCPEDAERYGVVVGEEVRVSSRRGTVTAPVWVDPGLRPGLAFMTMHFPDEVDTNQLTIESNCPIAGTAEFKAAAIRIDKLPASVV; this is translated from the coding sequence ATGAGCAAGAAACGTGACCGCGCCCCCAAGACGTACACCCGGCTCACCCACCCGCTCGTCCGCGACTCCCGCGACGCGCCCTTCCGCCGGGCCACCTGGGACGAGGCGCTGGACCGCGCGGCCGAAGGACTCGGCGCGGCGCGCGGCGCCTTCGGGATGTTCTCCTGCGCCCGCGCGACCAACGAGATGAACTACGTGGCGCAGAAGTTCGCCCGGGTCGTCATGGGCACCAACAACGTCGACTCCTGCAACCGCACCTGTCACGCGCCGAGCGTCGCGGGTCTCTCCTCGGCCTTCGGTTCGGGCGGCGGGACCTCGTCGTACGAAGAGGTCGAGCACACGGACCTCATCGTGATGTGGGGTTCCAACGCCCGCTTCGCGCACCCGATCTTCTTCCAGCACGTGCTGCGCGGCATCAGGAACGGCGCGCGGATGTACGCGGTCGACCCGCGCCGCACCAAAACCGCCGAGTGGGCCGAGAGCTGGCTCGGTCTGAACGTCGGCACGGACATCCCGATGGCGCACGCGATCGGCCGCGAGATCATCCACGCGGGCCTCGCCAACCGCGCGTTCATCGAGCGGGCGACGACGGGCTTCGACCGGTACGCGGCCCTGGTCGAGCCGTGGACGCTCTCCCTCGCCGAGAAGGTGACGGGCGTCCCCGCCGCCGCGATAAGGGAGTTGGCGCACGCCTACGCGCGGGCCGAGCGGGCCCAGCTGTGCTGGACGCTCGGCATCACCGAGCACCACAACGGCACGGACAACGTGCGCGCCCTGATCAACCTGTCGCTCCTGACCGGCCACGTGGGCCGCTTCGGCTCGGGCCTCCAGCCGCTGCGCGGGCAGAACAACGTGCAGGGCGGCGGCGACATGGGCGCCATCCCCAACCGCCTGCCCGGCTTCCAGGACATCCTCGACCCCGAAGCCCGGCTGAAGTTCGAGTCGGCCTGGGACACCGTCATCCAGCCCCGCTACGGCCTGACCCTCACGGAGATGTTCGAGGCGATGGAGGAGGGCACGCTCAAGGCCGTCTACTGCGTCGGCGAGAACCCCGCGCAGTCGGAGGCCGACAGCGAGCAGGCGGTGCGCCGGATGCGGGCCCTGGACTTCCTCGTCGTGCAGGACATCTTCCTGACCAAGACCGCCGAGCTGGCGGACGTCGTGCTGCCCGCGACCGCCGGGTGGGCGGAGACCGACGGCACGACGACCAACAGCGAGCGGCGGGTGCAGCGGGTGCGCAAGGCCGTGCGGCCGCCGGGCGAGGCCCGCGAGGACATCGACATCATCTGCGATCTCGCCGGGCGCCTCGGCCACCCGTGGAAGTACGCGGACGCGCAAGCCGTCTGGGACGAGCTGCGGTCCGTCTCGCCGGATCACTACGGCATGACGTACGACCGTCTTGCGGAGCTCCAGGGCATCCAGTGGCCCTGCCCCGACATCGACGGGGTCGAACCGACGTACCTGCACGGCAGGTTGTGGGAGTCCGACCCGGAACGGCGCGGCACGCCCGCCCCGTTCGGGATCGTCGAACACGACCCGCCGGTCGACCTGACCGACGAGTCGTACCCGATCCGGCTGACCACGGGGCGGCGCCTGGATTCGTACAACACCGGTGTGCAGAGCGGGAGTTTCGCCTCTCCGCTGCGGCGCGGCGAGTACGTCGAGCTGTGCCCGGAGGACGCCGAGCGGTACGGCGTCGTGGTGGGCGAGGAGGTCAGGGTCTCCTCGCGGCGCGGCACGGTCACGGCCCCCGTCTGGGTCGACCCCGGTCTGCGCCCCGGGCTCGCCTTCATGACCATGCACTTTCCCGACGAGGTCGACACCAACCAGCTGACGATCGAGTCGAACTGCCCGATCGCGGGGACGGCGGAGTTCAAGGCCGCGGCGATCCGGATCGACAAGCTGCCCGCGTCCGTGGTGTGA
- a CDS encoding 2-dehydropantoate 2-reductase, producing MKVAVLGAGAIGAYVGAALHRAGADVHLVARGPHLAAMRQHGVRVLSPRGDFTARAHATDDPAGIGPVDFVFLGLKANSYAACGPLIEPLLHESTAVIAAQNGIPWWYFHRHGGPHDGHRVESVDPGGAVSAVLAPERAVGCVVYAATELEGPGVVRHLEGTRFSIGEPDRSRSARCAAFSEAMVAGGLKCPVEPELRGDIWIKLLGNISFNPISALARATMREMCLHGGTRRVIEIMMNETLAVAAALGCEPDISVERRLAGAERVGDHRTSTLQDLERGKPLELDVLLAAVVELADITGVPVPTLRTVHAISDLLASRAAA from the coding sequence GTGAAAGTCGCAGTCCTCGGTGCCGGTGCGATCGGCGCCTACGTCGGAGCCGCGCTGCACCGCGCTGGTGCCGACGTCCATCTCGTGGCCCGTGGCCCCCACTTGGCGGCCATGAGGCAGCACGGCGTACGCGTCCTCAGCCCGCGCGGCGACTTCACCGCGCGGGCCCACGCCACCGACGATCCGGCCGGCATCGGGCCCGTCGACTTCGTCTTCCTCGGCCTCAAGGCCAACTCGTACGCGGCGTGCGGGCCGCTGATCGAGCCCCTGCTCCACGAGTCGACCGCGGTGATCGCCGCGCAGAACGGCATCCCCTGGTGGTACTTCCACCGGCACGGCGGACCGCACGACGGCCACCGCGTCGAGAGCGTCGACCCGGGCGGCGCGGTCAGCGCCGTGCTCGCGCCCGAACGGGCCGTCGGCTGTGTGGTCTACGCGGCCACCGAGCTCGAAGGTCCGGGCGTCGTACGCCACTTGGAGGGCACGCGGTTCTCCATCGGCGAGCCGGACCGCTCCCGCTCCGCGCGCTGCGCGGCCTTCAGCGAGGCCATGGTGGCGGGCGGCCTCAAGTGCCCGGTCGAACCCGAACTCCGCGGCGACATCTGGATCAAGCTGCTCGGCAACATCTCCTTCAACCCGATCAGCGCGCTCGCCCGCGCCACCATGCGCGAGATGTGCCTGCACGGCGGCACCCGGCGGGTCATCGAGATCATGATGAACGAGACGCTCGCGGTGGCCGCCGCCCTCGGCTGCGAGCCCGACATCTCCGTGGAGCGGCGCCTCGCGGGCGCCGAACGCGTCGGCGACCACCGCACCTCCACCCTCCAGGACCTGGAGCGCGGCAAGCCCCTGGAACTCGACGTCCTGCTCGCCGCCGTCGTGGAGCTCGCGGACATCACCGGTGTCCCCGTGCCGACGCTGCGCACCGTGCACGCCATCTCGGACCTGCTCGCATCGAGGGCCGCCGCATGA
- a CDS encoding OFA family MFS transporter, translated as MRPPVAPPGWSRWLVPPAALSVHLSIGQAYAWSVFKPPLESALDLSGTQSALPFQLGIVMLGLSAAFGGTLVERNGPRWAMSVALVCFSSGFLLAALGAATGQYWLIVFGYGFVGGIGLGIGYISPVSTLIKWFPDRPGMATGIAIMGFGGGALIASPWSARMLDSFGTDGHGIALAFLVHGLTYAVFMSLGVFLVRVPRTEGARGPGVPGVLDGPQVSARSAVRTPQFWCLWVVLCMNVTAGIGILEKAAPMITDFFADTSTPVSVSAAAGFVALLSAANMAGRIGWSSASDLIGRKNIYRVYLGVGALMYLLIAQFGDASKPLFVVCALVILSFYGGGFATVPAYLKDLFGTYQVGAIHGRLLTAWSTAGVLGPLIVNRVADHQEEAGKHGSALYGLSFTIMIGLLVVGFVANELVRPVHPRHHVPAPKEDTDDDHAAKRTAP; from the coding sequence ATGAGGCCCCCCGTCGCACCCCCCGGCTGGAGCCGCTGGCTCGTGCCGCCCGCCGCCCTCTCGGTCCATCTCTCCATCGGCCAGGCGTACGCCTGGAGCGTCTTCAAGCCGCCCCTCGAATCCGCCCTCGACCTCAGCGGCACCCAGAGCGCGCTGCCCTTCCAGCTCGGCATCGTCATGCTGGGCCTGTCCGCCGCCTTCGGCGGCACGCTCGTCGAGCGCAACGGACCGCGCTGGGCGATGTCCGTCGCACTCGTCTGCTTCTCCTCCGGCTTCCTGCTCGCCGCGCTCGGCGCCGCGACAGGCCAGTACTGGCTGATCGTGTTCGGCTACGGCTTCGTCGGCGGGATCGGCCTCGGCATCGGCTACATCTCCCCGGTCTCCACCCTGATCAAGTGGTTCCCCGACCGTCCCGGCATGGCCACCGGCATCGCGATCATGGGTTTCGGCGGCGGCGCGCTCATCGCCTCGCCGTGGTCGGCGCGGATGCTGGACTCCTTCGGCACGGACGGACACGGCATCGCGCTCGCGTTCCTGGTGCACGGCCTGACGTACGCCGTCTTCATGTCGCTCGGCGTGTTCCTGGTGCGCGTCCCGCGCACGGAGGGCGCGCGCGGGCCCGGCGTGCCCGGGGTGCTCGACGGGCCGCAGGTCTCGGCCCGCTCCGCCGTGCGCACCCCGCAGTTCTGGTGCCTGTGGGTGGTGCTGTGCATGAACGTGACCGCGGGCATCGGCATCCTGGAGAAGGCCGCCCCGATGATCACGGACTTCTTCGCGGACACCTCGACGCCGGTGTCCGTCTCCGCCGCGGCCGGCTTCGTGGCCCTGCTCTCCGCGGCCAACATGGCGGGACGCATCGGCTGGTCCTCGGCGTCCGACCTGATCGGCCGCAAGAACATCTACCGCGTCTACCTCGGCGTCGGCGCGCTCATGTACCTCCTGATCGCCCAGTTCGGGGACGCCTCGAAACCGTTGTTCGTCGTCTGCGCGCTGGTGATCCTCTCCTTCTACGGAGGCGGCTTCGCGACCGTCCCCGCCTACCTGAAGGACCTCTTCGGCACCTACCAGGTCGGTGCCATCCACGGCAGGCTGCTCACCGCCTGGTCCACGGCGGGGGTCCTCGGGCCGCTGATCGTGAACCGCGTGGCCGACCACCAGGAAGAGGCGGGCAAACACGGCTCCGCGCTCTACGGACTCTCCTTCACGATCATGATCGGCCTGCTCGTCGTGGGCTTCGTCGCCAACGAACTCGTCAGGCCCGTCCACCCCCGCCACCACGTGCCCGCCCCGAAGGAGGACACCGACGATGACCACGCCGCCAAGCGCACCGCCCCGTAG
- a CDS encoding MFS transporter small subunit, protein MTTPPSAPPRSRRALTLFAWLWVGIPLAYGLYELVHKATQLFTG, encoded by the coding sequence ATGACCACGCCGCCAAGCGCACCGCCCCGTAGCCGTCGCGCACTGACCCTTTTCGCGTGGCTTTGGGTGGGTATTCCGCTCGCCTACGGCCTTTACGAGCTCGTACACAAGGCCACCCAGCTGTTCACCGGGTGA
- a CDS encoding beta-ketoacyl-ACP synthase III, which translates to MHGSRIVAVGHYQPAKVLTNADLAGVVDTSDEWIRSRVGIRTRHVAGPEEPVDELAAHAAGKALAAAGLTPDAIDLVLVATSTAIDRSPNMAARVSARLGIPSPSAMDLNVVCAGFTHALATADHTLRAGAATRALVIGADKMSQVTDWTDRTTCVLTGDGAGAAVVEACGPGEEPGIGAVLWGSVPEMGNAVRIEGTPPRFAQEGQSVYRWATTQLPPLARAACEKAGLTPADLAGVVLHQANLRIIEPLAERIGAVNAVVARDVVDSGNTSAASIPMALSKLVERGELSSGDPVLLFGFGGNLSYAGQVVRCP; encoded by the coding sequence ATGCACGGCTCGCGCATCGTCGCCGTCGGCCACTACCAGCCCGCCAAGGTGCTCACCAACGCGGACCTGGCAGGAGTGGTCGACACCAGCGACGAGTGGATCCGCTCCCGGGTGGGCATCCGCACCCGCCACGTCGCGGGCCCCGAGGAGCCGGTCGACGAGCTGGCCGCGCACGCGGCCGGCAAGGCCCTGGCCGCCGCGGGCCTGACGCCCGACGCCATCGACCTGGTCCTGGTCGCCACCTCCACGGCCATCGACAGGTCACCGAACATGGCGGCCAGGGTCTCCGCGCGGCTCGGCATCCCCTCGCCCTCCGCCATGGACCTCAACGTGGTCTGCGCGGGCTTCACGCACGCCCTGGCCACCGCCGACCACACGCTGCGGGCCGGGGCGGCGACCCGCGCCCTGGTCATCGGCGCGGACAAGATGTCCCAGGTCACCGACTGGACGGACCGCACCACCTGCGTCCTGACCGGCGACGGGGCGGGCGCCGCGGTGGTCGAGGCGTGCGGACCCGGCGAGGAGCCCGGCATCGGAGCCGTCCTGTGGGGCTCAGTGCCCGAGATGGGCAATGCCGTGCGCATCGAGGGCACCCCGCCGCGCTTCGCCCAGGAGGGCCAGAGCGTCTACCGCTGGGCCACGACGCAGCTGCCGCCGCTCGCCCGCGCGGCCTGCGAGAAGGCCGGGCTCACCCCCGCCGACCTCGCGGGCGTCGTCCTGCACCAGGCGAACCTGCGCATCATCGAGCCGCTCGCGGAGCGCATCGGCGCCGTGAACGCCGTCGTCGCGCGCGATGTCGTCGACTCCGGGAACACCTCGGCGGCGAGCATCCCCATGGCCCTGTCCAAGCTGGTGGAGCGCGGCGAGCTCAGCTCGGGCGACCCGGTGCTGCTCTTCGGCTTCGGCGGCAACCTGTCGTACGCGGGGCAGGTCGTGCGCTGCCCCTGA
- a CDS encoding GntR family transcriptional regulator, translating into MLSTGLPQGAVPRLERPGPLRERVYEALLELITTRSLQPGQHLVESELAGHLGVSRQPVREALQRLNTEGWVDLRPAQGAFVHEPTEEEADQLLTVRTLLEAEAARLAAANTGTAGITALDELCTRGEQAVADGDVDQVVTLNAAFHAKVMELAGNVVLAELAGQVDRRVRWYYTPVARQRGSQSWIEHRELIAAIAERDEQRATAIMRAHTEHTRKTYHQRDKG; encoded by the coding sequence ATGTTGTCCACAGGACTGCCGCAGGGAGCGGTGCCCAGGCTCGAACGCCCCGGGCCGCTCAGGGAGCGGGTCTACGAGGCGCTGCTCGAACTCATCACGACCCGCTCGCTCCAGCCGGGACAGCACCTCGTCGAGAGCGAACTCGCCGGACACCTGGGCGTCTCCCGGCAGCCGGTGCGCGAGGCGCTGCAACGCCTCAACACCGAGGGCTGGGTCGATCTGCGCCCCGCCCAGGGCGCCTTCGTGCACGAGCCGACCGAGGAGGAGGCGGACCAGCTCCTGACGGTCCGTACGCTCCTGGAGGCCGAGGCCGCCCGGCTCGCCGCCGCGAACACCGGCACCGCGGGCATCACCGCGCTCGACGAGCTCTGCACCCGGGGCGAACAGGCCGTCGCCGACGGCGACGTGGACCAGGTGGTGACGCTCAACGCGGCCTTCCACGCCAAGGTGATGGAGCTCGCGGGCAACGTCGTCCTCGCCGAACTCGCCGGGCAGGTGGACCGCAGGGTGCGCTGGTACTACACGCCGGTGGCCCGCCAGCGCGGCAGCCAGTCCTGGATCGAGCACCGTGAACTGATCGCGGCGATCGCCGAGCGCGACGAACAGCGGGCCACCGCCATCATGCGCGCCCACACGGAGCACACGCGCAAGACGTACCACCAGCGCGACAAGGGCTGA
- a CDS encoding GNAT family N-acetyltransferase — MSATNNRIRPAISEDVPTAVRTLGRAFADYPFTRHVVDADDHEERVRRFQELFLTRVGMVYGRVWVAGAGRAVAVWTTPDRDPAPGFAAVGPLIGELAGARKAWFDAADRALRPLRPRRPAWFLATVGVDPDAQGQGLGRAVIGPGIEAADKAGYPAFLETSTERNVAFYRRLGFAVTAEITLPDNGPRTWCMLREPR, encoded by the coding sequence ATGAGCGCTACGAACAACCGCATACGGCCCGCGATCAGCGAAGACGTGCCGACGGCCGTCAGGACGCTCGGCCGGGCCTTCGCCGACTACCCCTTCACCCGGCACGTGGTCGACGCCGACGACCACGAGGAGCGCGTCCGCCGCTTCCAGGAGCTCTTCCTCACCCGCGTCGGGATGGTCTACGGGCGCGTCTGGGTCGCGGGGGCGGGTCGGGCCGTCGCCGTCTGGACCACCCCGGACCGCGACCCGGCCCCCGGATTCGCCGCCGTCGGCCCGCTGATCGGTGAGCTGGCGGGCGCCCGCAAGGCGTGGTTCGACGCGGCCGACCGGGCGCTGCGTCCGCTGCGTCCCAGGCGCCCCGCGTGGTTCCTCGCCACGGTCGGCGTGGACCCCGACGCACAGGGCCAGGGGCTGGGCCGCGCCGTGATCGGACCCGGCATCGAGGCGGCCGACAAGGCGGGGTACCCCGCCTTCCTGGAGACGTCGACCGAACGCAACGTGGCGTTCTACCGGCGGCTCGGCTTCGCCGTCACCGCGGAGATCACCCTGCCCGACAACGGCCCGCGCACGTGGTGCATGCTCCGCGAGCCGAGGTAA
- a CDS encoding ROK family transcriptional regulator, producing MTARPANAHQARLLRLLRDGGPNSRAQLGDQVDLSRSKLAVEVDRLLETGLVVADGLAASRGGRRSHNIRLAPALRFLGVDIGATSIDVAVTNAELEVLGHINQPMDVREGPVAVFEQVLAMAAKLKATGLAEGFDGAGIGVPGPVRFPEGVPVAPPIMPGWDGFPVREALSQDLGCPVMVDNDVNLMAMGEQHAGVARSVGDFLCVKIGTGIGCGIVVGGEVYRGTTGSAGDIGHIQAEPDGRPCACGNKGCLEAYFSGAALARDAEEAAREGRSAELATRLDEAGRLSAVDVAAAAAAGDATALDLIRAGGNRTGQVIAGLVSFFNPGLVVIGGGVTGLGHTLLAAIRTQVYRQSLPLATGNLPIVLGELGPTAGVIGGARLISDHLFSPA from the coding sequence ATGACGGCTCGACCCGCCAACGCGCACCAGGCGCGGTTGTTGCGGCTGCTGCGTGACGGGGGTCCCAACTCCCGTGCCCAGCTGGGCGATCAGGTCGATCTCTCACGGTCCAAGCTGGCCGTCGAGGTCGACAGGCTCCTGGAGACCGGACTCGTGGTCGCCGACGGACTCGCCGCCTCGCGCGGCGGCCGCCGCTCCCACAACATCCGCCTGGCCCCCGCCCTCCGCTTCCTCGGCGTGGACATCGGCGCGACCTCGATCGACGTCGCGGTCACCAACGCCGAGCTGGAGGTGCTCGGGCACATCAACCAGCCCATGGACGTGCGCGAAGGCCCGGTCGCGGTCTTCGAGCAGGTCCTCGCCATGGCGGCCAAGCTGAAGGCCACCGGGCTCGCGGAGGGGTTCGACGGCGCCGGGATCGGTGTTCCGGGCCCCGTGCGCTTCCCCGAGGGCGTACCGGTCGCCCCGCCGATCATGCCGGGGTGGGACGGCTTCCCCGTACGCGAGGCCCTCAGCCAGGACCTCGGCTGCCCCGTCATGGTCGACAACGACGTGAACCTCATGGCGATGGGGGAGCAGCACGCGGGCGTCGCACGCTCCGTGGGCGACTTCCTCTGCGTCAAGATCGGCACGGGCATCGGCTGCGGCATCGTCGTCGGCGGTGAGGTCTACCGAGGTACGACGGGCAGCGCGGGCGACATCGGCCACATCCAGGCCGAACCGGACGGCCGCCCCTGCGCCTGCGGCAACAAGGGCTGTCTGGAGGCCTACTTCAGCGGCGCGGCACTCGCCCGCGACGCCGAGGAGGCGGCCAGGGAGGGGCGTTCGGCGGAGCTCGCCACGCGGCTCGACGAGGCGGGGCGGCTCAGCGCCGTCGACGTCGCGGCGGCCGCCGCCGCGGGCGACGCCACCGCGCTCGACCTCATCCGGGCGGGCGGCAACCGCACCGGGCAGGTCATCGCGGGACTCGTCAGCTTCTTCAACCCCGGCCTCGTGGTGATCGGCGGCGGGGTGACCGGCCTCGGCCACACGCTGCTCGCCGCGATCCGCACCCAGGTCTACCGCCAGTCGCTGCCCCTGGCGACCGGCAACCTTCCCATCGTCCTGGGCGAGTTGGGGCCGACCGCCGGAGTCATCGGCGGCGCCCGGCTCATCAGCGACCACCTGTTCTCCCCGGCCTGA
- a CDS encoding sugar ABC transporter ATP-binding protein yields MAPEPPLLTMSGITKSFPGVRALDGVDLQVLAGEVHCLLGQNGAGKSTLIKVLAGAHQPDDGEITWRGERTTLRSPIAAMRLGIATIYQELDLVEGLSVAENVYLGHEPTSAGFVVRGRVARDSTAALLKRLGHGEIDPGRLVGELSAAQQQIVSMARALSHEVRLIVMDEPSAALDPDEVDNLFRIVTALTADGVAVVYISHRLEEIRRIGDRVTVLKDGRAVAGGLPAKSTPTKDVVAMMTGRNVEYVFPERADESPHRQDGQPGLPEPVLTVRGLSRHGEFASLDLDLCPGEIVGLAGLVGSGRSEILETIYGARKPSSGQVAVEERVLRPGSVRSAVRAGLGLAPEERKAQALLMLESVTRNVSVSSMSRFSRGGWLDRGGEREAAHTATRELSLRPDDPSVPVRTLSGGNQQKAVLARWLLRGCRVLLLDEPTRGVDVGARAELYAVIRRLADEGLAVLMVSSEVPEVLGLADRVLVLREGRVVHTAPARDLDEHRVLDLVLEGSPAA; encoded by the coding sequence ATGGCACCAGAACCACCGCTGCTCACCATGTCCGGCATCACCAAGTCGTTTCCCGGAGTCCGCGCCCTCGACGGCGTCGACCTCCAGGTCCTGGCGGGCGAAGTGCACTGCCTCCTCGGCCAGAACGGCGCCGGGAAGTCCACCCTCATCAAGGTCCTCGCGGGCGCCCACCAGCCCGACGACGGAGAGATCACCTGGCGCGGCGAGCGCACCACGCTGCGTTCGCCGATCGCGGCCATGCGGCTCGGCATCGCCACCATCTACCAGGAGCTCGATCTGGTGGAAGGGCTCTCCGTCGCCGAGAACGTGTACCTGGGGCACGAGCCGACCTCCGCCGGATTCGTGGTGCGCGGCCGTGTCGCCAGGGACTCAACTGCCGCGCTTCTGAAGCGACTTGGGCATGGTGAGATCGACCCGGGGAGGCTCGTGGGCGAGCTGTCCGCCGCCCAGCAGCAGATCGTCTCGATGGCTCGCGCCCTCTCCCACGAGGTGCGCCTCATCGTCATGGACGAGCCGTCCGCCGCCCTCGACCCCGACGAGGTCGACAACCTCTTCCGCATCGTCACCGCCCTCACGGCGGACGGCGTCGCCGTCGTCTACATCTCCCACCGCCTGGAGGAGATCCGCCGCATCGGCGACCGGGTCACCGTCCTCAAGGACGGGCGCGCCGTCGCGGGCGGCCTGCCCGCCAAGAGCACGCCGACCAAGGACGTCGTGGCGATGATGACGGGCCGCAACGTCGAGTACGTCTTCCCGGAGCGGGCGGACGAGAGCCCCCACCGTCAGGACGGCCAACCGGGCCTGCCCGAACCGGTGTTGACGGTGCGCGGCCTGTCGCGGCACGGCGAGTTCGCGTCCCTCGACCTCGACCTCTGCCCCGGCGAGATCGTGGGCCTCGCCGGACTCGTCGGCTCGGGGCGCTCCGAGATCCTGGAGACGATCTACGGCGCACGCAAGCCGAGCTCGGGCCAAGTAGCAGTAGAAGAACGGGTGTTGCGACCCGGCAGCGTCCGCTCCGCCGTCCGTGCGGGGCTCGGGCTCGCCCCCGAGGAGCGCAAGGCGCAGGCCCTGCTCATGCTGGAGTCCGTCACCCGCAACGTGTCGGTCTCCTCCATGTCCCGCTTCTCGCGCGGTGGTTGGCTCGACCGGGGCGGCGAACGCGAGGCGGCGCACACCGCCACACGGGAGCTCTCCCTGCGCCCCGACGATCCCTCTGTCCCCGTGCGCACCCTGTCAGGCGGCAATCAGCAAAAGGCCGTCCTGGCCCGCTGGCTGCTGCGCGGCTGCCGCGTCCTGCTGCTCGACGAGCCGACCCGCGGCGTCGACGTCGGGGCCCGCGCCGAGCTCTACGCGGTGATCCGCCGCCTCGCCGACGAGGGCCTCGCCGTACTCATGGTCTCCAGCGAGGTGCCCGAGGTGCTCGGCCTCGCCGACCGTGTCCTGGTGCTCCGCGAGGGCCGCGTCGTGCACACCGCGCCCGCCCGTGACCTCGACGAACACCGCGTACTCGACCTTGTACTCGAAGGGAGCCCGGCGGCATGA
- a CDS encoding ABC transporter permease, with protein sequence MTQPAPAAEAATRKSAPADGGRPWRTKLVRFDVRTLSLLGVLAVLVVIGGITQPDSFLDTDNVQLVLTQASVIGVVTVGMTFVIISGGIDLSVGAIVALASVWATTVATQEYGFAGILFTAVIVGMGCGLVNGLLIAYGGIVPFIATLAMLASGRGLALQITDGKTQMVTVDGVLDLGLRESYVLGIPPLVLVFAAVTVVGWLLLNRTTFGRRSVAVGGNAEAARLAGIDVRRQRLYLYLLSGLCCGIAAFLLIVLSGSGQNTNGNLYELDAIAAAIIGGTLLSGGRGTITGSVLGVLIFTTIQNIFALNNLETATQQIAKGAIIVAAVLVQRRTAHTS encoded by the coding sequence ATGACCCAGCCAGCCCCGGCGGCCGAGGCCGCCACCCGCAAGAGCGCCCCCGCCGACGGCGGAAGGCCGTGGCGCACCAAGCTGGTCCGCTTCGACGTGCGCACGCTCTCGCTGCTCGGTGTGCTCGCCGTCCTTGTCGTGATCGGCGGGATCACCCAGCCGGACTCGTTCCTCGACACGGACAACGTCCAACTCGTCCTCACCCAGGCATCCGTCATCGGCGTCGTCACCGTCGGCATGACGTTCGTGATCATCTCCGGCGGCATCGACCTGTCGGTCGGCGCGATCGTCGCGCTGGCGTCGGTGTGGGCGACGACGGTGGCCACCCAGGAGTACGGCTTCGCGGGCATCCTGTTCACGGCCGTGATCGTCGGCATGGGGTGCGGCCTGGTGAACGGGTTGCTCATCGCGTACGGCGGGATCGTGCCGTTCATCGCGACCCTCGCCATGCTGGCCTCGGGCCGCGGCCTGGCCCTCCAGATCACCGACGGCAAGACCCAGATGGTCACCGTCGACGGGGTGTTGGACCTCGGCCTGCGCGAGTCGTACGTCCTCGGCATCCCGCCGCTCGTCCTCGTCTTCGCGGCCGTCACGGTCGTCGGCTGGCTGCTCCTGAACCGCACCACCTTCGGACGGCGCTCCGTCGCGGTCGGCGGCAACGCGGAAGCCGCGCGCCTCGCGGGCATCGACGTCCGCAGGCAGCGGCTCTACCTGTATCTGCTCTCCGGCCTGTGCTGCGGCATCGCCGCCTTCCTGCTGATCGTCCTGTCCGGCTCGGGACAGAACACCAACGGCAACCTCTACGAACTCGACGCCATCGCCGCGGCGATCATCGGCGGCACGCTGCTCAGCGGCGGCCGGGGGACCATCACCGGATCCGTGCTCGGCGTGCTGATCTTCACCACGATCCAGAACATCTTCGCGCTCAACAACCTGGAGACCGCGACCCAGCAGATCGCCAAGGGCGCGATCATCGTCGCCGCGGTGCTCGTCCAACGTCGTACGGCCCACACTTCCTGA